The proteins below are encoded in one region of Engystomops pustulosus chromosome 8, aEngPut4.maternal, whole genome shotgun sequence:
- the HSPBAP1 gene encoding HSPB1-associated protein 1 isoform X1, translating to MEPAGRGAADGKMKPFNPQAARDLILAAARPVVFLGMTDDWPVTRWTLPRLCHVLQEQTLRFRIGKRKVDTEPQFEPQCDYIDGTIRQFQDWVSGSTHEASGPFFRYDPAESWAYADYKYLALLFKDQPEMLQEVSWEDFGFPGRDGRDSTLWIGSRGANTPCHIDSYGCNLVLQVQGRKRWHLFPPEDTAYLYPTRIPYEESSIFSKVNVVNPDWQRYPGFSRACPHVVTLHPGQVLLVPPRWWHYVESVDDVTVSVNSWLELDSDHEARVEEAVVRTVVCAFKSAEGAGSSGDWLNPTEDEATTYHTNLQYINMAVTAATAHKMAEKVTAGNVRDQDQPLTRRKELNQEVEEDSGTGTALTTYLVPVLPSVTNEESEHKEMQPATPREETAITSNELLDCLLHPEVITKVAQLLLSRRIGKS from the exons ATGGAGCCCGCGGGAAGAGGGGCGGCAG atggcaaaatgaaacCGTTCAATCCTCAGGCGGCCAGAGACCTGATCCTGGCTGCGGCCCGACCCGTCGTGTTCCTGGGTATGACCGATGACTGGCCGGTGACCCGCTGGACCCTCCCCCGCCTGTGCCACGTGTTACAGGAGCAGACGCTGAGGTTCAGGATCGGAAAGAGGAAAGTGGACACAG AGCCGCAGTTTGAGCCACAGTGTGACTACATTGATGGGACCATCAGACAGTTCCAGGACTGGGTCAGTGGGAGTACTCATGAAGCGTCTGGACCCTTCTTCCGCTATGACCCAGCAGAGTCCTGGGCGTACGCAGATTACAAGTACCTGGCCCTTCTCTTTAAGGACCAACCGGAAATGCTGCAG gAGGTGTCCTGGGAAGACTTTGGGTTCCCTGGAAGGGACGGCCGGGACAGCACCCTGTGGATTGGAAGTCGAGGAGCGAACACCCCGTGTCACATCGACTCCTATGGCTGCAACCTGGTGCTCCAAGTGCAGGGCAG GAAGAGGTGGCACCTGTTTCCCCCTGAAGACACAGCGTACCTGTACCCCACCCGAATCCCATATGAAGAGTCCAGCATTTTCAGCAAGGTCAATGTGGTGAACCCTGACTGGCAGCGTTATCCTGGTTTTTCAAGGGCTTGTCCACATGTGGTCACCTTACATCCAGGCCAG GTGCTGCTGGTGCCGCCGCGCTGGTGGCATTACGTGGAGTCCgtggatgatgtcacagtcagCGTTAACTCCTGGCTGGAGCTG GACTCTGACCACGAGGCTCGGGTGGAGGAAGCTGTGGTCAGGACGGTGGTTTGTGCCTTTAAGTCTGCGGAGGGAGCTGGGAGCTCGGGGGATTGGCTGAACCCCACAGAG GACGAGGCAACGACTTACCACACAAATCTGCAGTACATAAACATGGCGGTCACTGCCGCCACGGCACACAAGATGGCGGAAAAGGTGACCGCAGGAAACGTCAGAGACCAAGATCAGCCGCTGACCAGGAGGAAAGAGCTAAACCAGGAAGTGGAGGAGGATTCCGGGACCGGCACCGCGCTCACCACATATCTGGTCCCTGTTTTACCTTCAGTAACTAATGAGGAATCGGAACATAAAGAGATGCAGCCGGCGACACCCAGAGAGGAAACCGCCATAACGAGCAACGAGCTGCTGGACTGTCTACTGCACCCAGAGGTCATCACCAAGGTGGCTCAGCTCCTGCTCAGCAGGAGGATAGGAAAGAGTTAA
- the HSPBAP1 gene encoding HSPB1-associated protein 1 isoform X2, protein MKPFNPQAARDLILAAARPVVFLGMTDDWPVTRWTLPRLCHVLQEQTLRFRIGKRKVDTEPQFEPQCDYIDGTIRQFQDWVSGSTHEASGPFFRYDPAESWAYADYKYLALLFKDQPEMLQEVSWEDFGFPGRDGRDSTLWIGSRGANTPCHIDSYGCNLVLQVQGRKRWHLFPPEDTAYLYPTRIPYEESSIFSKVNVVNPDWQRYPGFSRACPHVVTLHPGQVLLVPPRWWHYVESVDDVTVSVNSWLELDSDHEARVEEAVVRTVVCAFKSAEGAGSSGDWLNPTEDEATTYHTNLQYINMAVTAATAHKMAEKVTAGNVRDQDQPLTRRKELNQEVEEDSGTGTALTTYLVPVLPSVTNEESEHKEMQPATPREETAITSNELLDCLLHPEVITKVAQLLLSRRIGKS, encoded by the exons atgaaacCGTTCAATCCTCAGGCGGCCAGAGACCTGATCCTGGCTGCGGCCCGACCCGTCGTGTTCCTGGGTATGACCGATGACTGGCCGGTGACCCGCTGGACCCTCCCCCGCCTGTGCCACGTGTTACAGGAGCAGACGCTGAGGTTCAGGATCGGAAAGAGGAAAGTGGACACAG AGCCGCAGTTTGAGCCACAGTGTGACTACATTGATGGGACCATCAGACAGTTCCAGGACTGGGTCAGTGGGAGTACTCATGAAGCGTCTGGACCCTTCTTCCGCTATGACCCAGCAGAGTCCTGGGCGTACGCAGATTACAAGTACCTGGCCCTTCTCTTTAAGGACCAACCGGAAATGCTGCAG gAGGTGTCCTGGGAAGACTTTGGGTTCCCTGGAAGGGACGGCCGGGACAGCACCCTGTGGATTGGAAGTCGAGGAGCGAACACCCCGTGTCACATCGACTCCTATGGCTGCAACCTGGTGCTCCAAGTGCAGGGCAG GAAGAGGTGGCACCTGTTTCCCCCTGAAGACACAGCGTACCTGTACCCCACCCGAATCCCATATGAAGAGTCCAGCATTTTCAGCAAGGTCAATGTGGTGAACCCTGACTGGCAGCGTTATCCTGGTTTTTCAAGGGCTTGTCCACATGTGGTCACCTTACATCCAGGCCAG GTGCTGCTGGTGCCGCCGCGCTGGTGGCATTACGTGGAGTCCgtggatgatgtcacagtcagCGTTAACTCCTGGCTGGAGCTG GACTCTGACCACGAGGCTCGGGTGGAGGAAGCTGTGGTCAGGACGGTGGTTTGTGCCTTTAAGTCTGCGGAGGGAGCTGGGAGCTCGGGGGATTGGCTGAACCCCACAGAG GACGAGGCAACGACTTACCACACAAATCTGCAGTACATAAACATGGCGGTCACTGCCGCCACGGCACACAAGATGGCGGAAAAGGTGACCGCAGGAAACGTCAGAGACCAAGATCAGCCGCTGACCAGGAGGAAAGAGCTAAACCAGGAAGTGGAGGAGGATTCCGGGACCGGCACCGCGCTCACCACATATCTGGTCCCTGTTTTACCTTCAGTAACTAATGAGGAATCGGAACATAAAGAGATGCAGCCGGCGACACCCAGAGAGGAAACCGCCATAACGAGCAACGAGCTGCTGGACTGTCTACTGCACCCAGAGGTCATCACCAAGGTGGCTCAGCTCCTGCTCAGCAGGAGGATAGGAAAGAGTTAA